The Brassica oleracea var. oleracea cultivar TO1000 chromosome C7, BOL, whole genome shotgun sequence sequence TAAACATAAGTAAAACCAAATTAAACTGAACCGAACACAAACCAAACTGCAATAAAACCAAACCGAACATAAACCAAATAGAACCAAACCAAACATAAACCAAATCAAACTAATATAGATTAAATTTGGTTAAATTTTTGTTAGACTTAAATAAACCAAACCGAATCAAATTCAAACCGAACTCATAATTAAACCGAAATGTCCATCCTAATAACGTTCTTTTTATATGGAAATACATAACAGTTATAAAAAACCCTTAAATAAATTTCTGTGCAAAAGTAAAATAAAAATATTATTATTAGTAGCTATTCTTCTCTAAGCAAGGACCAAGATTCATGCTAGGGTGATTGGTCTATGGTGATGGTTTTGTAAAAATGATTACCGGAGACATAACCTAACGAATTATCTATGGAGTTAAGTTTTTTTTTTTTGACTAAAGAAGTATCACATGTTTCAACTACAAACATTACTACAAGTTAACCCCTTTATCAAAGACTCGATAATTGAATTATATATTAATCATACGAATTATGATTTCATCCTTATAAAAACCATAAAACTTACACCAAAACAATCTAAATATAAAAAAAACATAAGAAAACAAAAATATCCTAAAAAAACACAGACACTATAATGTAATTCTCTACTACTTTCTTATACAACACACATACGATTATAATTTATAAAACATAAGTCCACACATGTAGAGCATATCCCGCGTTCGCGCGTAGCGCGGACCGACCCTATTATCAATATATAAGGCTATAAGCCAATGACCCAAGTACCAAATATTAAACTGATAAGATTGAAGGGAGTATCACAAGAGATGAACTAAGAGCACCATCATGTGGAGCTCTTAAATGGGTTTTTAGTATAATTAGGATTAAAAAAAAAAGCTATTAATTGAAAAAACTATCTTAATTAAGCGATAGAAGGTATGTCTCTTGACACACTTGTTACAGTTTTATTGAGCAGAGGAATTTGAGAGATTGTATCTCTCTCCCGACGGCTCTCTCTCGACGGCTCAGCCTAGAATCCTTTATTCTTCTTCTTCGTTACCGAGCACCACTCAGTCTTCTTCTTCTCTCTATCCGCTCGCTCATCCAGGTACGCCGCTACTGCGATTTGCTTCTTTCTCAATCTCTCTCCCTCTCTTTTGTTCGTTGCTCCTCTTCCTCCTCAATTTTTGATGTGCTTAGTTCTGCGATCTACTTGATTGATTAATAGATAATTGAAAAATTATGATAGAATATTTTGTGCTTTTGATGAAGTTCAAAGTTTGGTTATCTAATTCAGAATCAGAATCACAGCATTCTTATAGTTATATAGTTTTCTCAGGTTTTGAAGCAAAACATGAATGTTCGGGTTTCTTAATCTTGTCTGTTAAATCACTTTTACTACTTAAAAATATTAAAAAAAATAAGAGATCTTAAATGGGTCTTTACGATAATCATGCTCTAACCATAGCACTGCATTGCTATTACAAGTGTTTCGACACCTCTTTCAGATTTGTATAAACATTAATAATTTTTGTTAGAAAAACTTAATTTTGTATGGTCAACATGTATAAAGTAAATGTCAGTTGACGTTTTTCTGCAAACAGGTTAGTCGTCCTTGTCATCATCTTCATCGTAGCTGAACGGTAATGGAACTGACTTGAAAGCTCGGTACTTCCCCACATTATTCAAATGCTCATTCTCTAGCCTGTTTAAAACGAACCAAAAAAAAAAAAACAAATTAACTTTTCGAAAAACCAAGGTAAAAAATTGATAAAAGAAGAAGTAAGTGTGAAGTAGTAACCTGAAGAAATTCCATATCCCACGGCGAATAATCTCAAGACAGGCCACAACCACAAGCACCGTTTGAGTGTGAAGAAACTTAATTTCAAAATCCAATACCGTTTGCAACCATGCAAATCTCAACACAACGTTCAAGATCTGCAAATTTTAATTTTCAAGAATCCGTTGTGGAGAATTGAGTTATCACATAATCGAACACACTTTTTTAAAGATGATTAGATGTTTTTAATCGCTCACGTACCATTGCAATGAAATATACTCTCTTGTGTGAAACGAGAAGTTTATCTCTAAGCCATCTGTTTTTGGATGTTCTATTCAGAAGTCCCCAGTCATAGACAAAGTCCCAGTATGTACAGAAAACAGCAGCAAGGACTGAGGCAGAACCAGCTAATACTTTGAGAATAAACTTATGATTCTTGTTCTTGTCAAAACCATAAGCTGTTCTTAAACAAACCGCTAATATTGTTAAAAAGTATTTGACTCCGTTGTATCCTTGCTCTAGACTTCTTTCCTCAAACATTCGGCGCATACACTAAATCAATAAAACTATCAATTGCTGGAACAAAGTTGATTATATCTTTGTTTTAATGAAACTTTATGTACCTGAAGGAGGCGCGATAGATACGGTATTACAGCAACAACGTATATGAAAATGTTGTAGACTTCTGAGCGTCCACAAGTGTTTTGTCTTTGTTTGAAGTCTCCCCATACATAGTGGCATATGTAGAACTGGATGCTTCGAAGAGCTTGTACTTGGCTAGTTAATTGATCTCCTAAGAAGAAATCAGGCAACGTTACCTGTATTTAGAAGGTATTAGTAACGATATGATATTATTATTAACATCAATAAGCAGTTGGAGTTTATGTTTCACCTTGTAAAGAGGAGCAGCAAGGAAGTGAAACAAACACGTGAGGAAGAAGAAGCGACTTGAACGGTAGAGAATGTTGAACGGCAAGACTAAAACTAAAAGCAAAGCCTAAAACAAACATCATATATAGTTAGTACCATCATAAAAAAGCTAATTTTTTCGGGTTTATGAACTTACACCAAGAAGGAAAAGAGGAAGAAGTTCGGTTAGTGCTTGGTAACTTTTGGTTCTAGGGTCTGCTTGCATGTCAAGATTACCAAGAACACAAAGCAACGCAAAAGCTCCAATGCTAAACCCCACAAACAGAACTTGTCTGTAATCAAGTTCAGTTCCTTGCTTGAACCCAAATATGAATGCATAATTTACTCGATAACGCTTCCAATAGTATATATCAATAGCATACATAGTCATGTGAAGCACAATGAACCCAAACAAGCTGCAAGAACAACAGCAACAACCTTGTAGAGAGACGACAAGTTTCAACTTATAGAACAATTTTGTTGAAGAGACAAAGTAAGTTTTTGACCTATAAAGAGGGAACACACTATTCATGTAATCTTTGTAACCTTCCTCTTGAAAAATATTCCGGGCGCGTATGATAGCTACAAGAGCCACTATAAGAGAAAACATGCATCCAGCAGAGAAACCTAAAAAAACAAATCTCTCATAAATTGACCATAATTTTTTTTATAAAAATATAGAAGAAGCAGAGGATGGTATTATAATAATACTATTATTGTATATGATTCTACCAGTGAAGAATGTGAGTCGATGTCTCTCTCTTTTCATTAGAGGTCTCAAAATTTTCATTCCTTTTCGTCTGTTACCATTTGCGAAATGCTTTATGAATGTAGCTTCAACACGCTGTATCAGTTTCATTAGCTGCGATATAAGAGAAGCAAGAGAAATCAATACAAGTGTCAAAACAGAACCAAAACTCTAGTTTGGATCGAATCAAAGCGTACCTCATCTGAGCTTCCGAGATACGAATTGTCAACCATTTTCATGTAAGGCTTCGAAGCGTTTCTCGAAGTTATCTGTTACGTCAAACACATTTTAGTCGTAAACATATTCTTAATTTTGTAATAAACCTTAAAATAAAATATCTCTATTATGGCCAGTTTTAACCTTATCATACTTCTTCAAAATCTTGGAGAACGCCAACACATTCAGAAAGCTGCATATATATTTTGATTCCAGTGAATATATAAAAAAATTCAACATATTCATTCATGCACACGTAAAATTCCAACCTGTAGCTCTTGAGGAGACGAAGCTTTTGGTAAAACTGGACGAAAGCGACTTTGAGCTTCTCTTCCACTTCCTTCAGATTACGCCT is a genomic window containing:
- the LOC106301956 gene encoding phosphate transporter PHO1 homolog 2-like isoform X1, whose product is MKFGKELSSQMVPEWQQAYMSYDYLKKLLKEIIKLKLRTNPPPHPPPHQAVSGKRLSRKMTLYRAFSGLVQTQGRKRQSSGQINPSLETDIEEGNAPILVNKTSNGLETMFLMTAEEGGEYELIFFRRLDDEFNRVEKFYKEKVEEVMNDAIMLDKQMDALIAFRIKVENPVGWGWEERTVEMTRLASDVATSTAAIAASTPSKTRTARMEPIHEGGSSRADQSEDHGDERRSSLSKVAAGRPAPIEVLDHIKINNTKETPRSTIKSVIHSSNHEEIKFTRRNLKEVEEKLKVAFVQFYQKLRLLKSYSFLNVLAFSKILKKYDKITSRNASKPYMKMVDNSYLGSSDELMKLIQRVEATFIKHFANGNRRKGMKILRPLMKRERHRLTFFTGFSAGCMFSLIVALVAIIRARNIFQEEGYKDYMNSVFPLYRSKTYFVSSTKLFYKLKLVVSLQGCCCCSCSLFGFIVLHMTMYAIDIYYWKRYRVNYAFIFGFKQGTELDYRQVLFVGFSIGAFALLCVLGNLDMQADPRTKSYQALTELLPLFLLGALLLVLVLPFNILYRSSRFFFLTCLFHFLAAPLYKVTLPDFFLGDQLTSQVQALRSIQFYICHYVWGDFKQRQNTCGRSEVYNIFIYVVAVIPYLSRLLQCMRRMFEERSLEQGYNGVKYFLTILAVCLRTAYGFDKNKNHKFILKVLAGSASVLAAVFCTYWDFVYDWGLLNRTSKNRWLRDKLLVSHKRVYFIAMILNVVLRFAWLQTVLDFEIKFLHTQTVLVVVACLEIIRRGIWNFFRLLLHTYFFFYQFFTLVFRKVNLFFFFWFVLNRLENEHLNNVGKYRAFKSVPLPFSYDEDDDKDD
- the LOC106301956 gene encoding phosphate transporter PHO1 homolog 2-like isoform X3 gives rise to the protein MKFGKELSSQMVPEWQQAYMSYDYLKKLLKEIIKLKLRTNPPPHPPPHQAVSGKRLSRKMTLYRAFSGLVQTQGRKRQSSGQINPSLETDIEEGNAPILVNKTSNGLETMFLMTAEEGGEYELIFFRRLDDEFNRVEKFYKEKVEEVMNDAIMLDKQMDALIAFRIKVENPVGWGWEERTVEMTRLASDVATSTAAIAASTPSKTRTARMEPIHEGGSSRADQSEDHGDERRSSLSKVAAGRPAPIEVLDHIKINNTKETPRSTIKSVIHSSNHEEIKFTRRNLKEVEEKLKVAFVQFYQKLRLLKSYSFLNVLAFSKILKKYDKITSRNASKPYMKMVDNSYLGSSDELMKLIQRVEATFIKHFANGNRRKGMKILRPLMKRERHRLTFFTGFSAGCMFSLIVALVAIIRARNIFQEEGYKDYMNSVFPLYRSKTYFVSSTKLFYKLKLVVSLQGCCCCSCSLFGFIVLHMTMYAIDIYYWKRYRVNYAFIFGFKQGTELDYRQVLFVGFSIGAFALLCVLGNLDMQADPRTKSYQALTELLPLFLLGALLLVLVLPFNILYRSSRFFFLTCLFHFLAAPLYKVTLPDFFLGDQLTSQVQALRSIQFYICHYVWGDFKQRQNTCGRSEVYNIFIYVVAVIPYLSRLLQCMRRMFEERSLEQGYNGVKYFLTILAVCLRTAYGFDKNKNHKFILKVLAGSASVLAAVFCTYWDFVYDWGLLNRTSKNRWLRDKLLVSHKRVYFIAMILNVVLRFAWLQTVLDFEIKFLHTQTVLVVVACLEIIRRGIWNFFRLENEHLNNVGKYRAFKSVPLPFSYDEDDDKDD
- the LOC106301956 gene encoding phosphate transporter PHO1 homolog 2-like isoform X2; its protein translation is MKFGKELSSQMVPEWQQAYMSYDYLKKLLKEIIKLKLRTNPPPHPPPHQAVSGKRLSRKMTLYRAFSGLVQTQGRKRQSSGQINPSLETDIEEGNAPILVNKTSNGLETMFLMTAEEGGEYELIFFRRLDDEFNRVEKFYKEKVEEVMNDAIMLDKQMDALIAFRIKVENPVGWGWEERTVEMTRLASDVATSTAAIAASTPSKTRTARMEPIHEGGSSRADQSEDHGDERRSSLSKVAAGRPAPIEVLDHIKINNTKETPRSTIKSVIHSSNHEEIKFTRRNLKEVEEKLKVAFVQFYQKLRLLKSYSFLNVLAFSKILKKYDKITSRNASKPYMKMVDNSYLGSSDELMKLIQRVEATFIKHFANGNRRKGMKILRPLMKRERHRLTFFTGFSAGCMFSLIVALVAIIRARNIFQEEGYKDYMNSVFPLYSLFGFIVLHMTMYAIDIYYWKRYRVNYAFIFGFKQGTELDYRQVLFVGFSIGAFALLCVLGNLDMQADPRTKSYQALTELLPLFLLGALLLVLVLPFNILYRSSRFFFLTCLFHFLAAPLYKVTLPDFFLGDQLTSQVQALRSIQFYICHYVWGDFKQRQNTCGRSEVYNIFIYVVAVIPYLSRLLQCMRRMFEERSLEQGYNGVKYFLTILAVCLRTAYGFDKNKNHKFILKVLAGSASVLAAVFCTYWDFVYDWGLLNRTSKNRWLRDKLLVSHKRVYFIAMILNVVLRFAWLQTVLDFEIKFLHTQTVLVVVACLEIIRRGIWNFFRLLLHTYFFFYQFFTLVFRKVNLFFFFWFVLNRLENEHLNNVGKYRAFKSVPLPFSYDEDDDKDD
- the LOC106301956 gene encoding phosphate transporter PHO1 homolog 2-like isoform X4, translating into MKFGKELSSQMVPEWQQAYMSYDYLKKLLKEIIKLKLRTNPPPHPPPHQAVSGKRLSRKMTLYRAFSGLVQTQGRKRQSSGQINPSLETDIEEGNAPILVNKTSNGLETMFLMTAEEGGEYELIFFRRLDDEFNRVEKFYKEKVEEVMNDAIMLDKQMDALIAFRIKVENPVGWGWEERTVEMTRLASDVATSTAAIAASTPSKTRTARMEPIHEGGSSRADQSEDHGDERRSSLSKVAAGRPAPIEVLDHIKINNTKETPRSTIKSVIHSSNHEEIKFTRRNLKEVEEKLKVAFVQFYQKLRLLKSYSFLNVLAFSKILKKYDKITSRNASKPYMKMVDNSYLGSSDELMKLIQRVEATFIKHFANGNRRKGMKILRPLMKRERHRLTFFTGFSAGCMFSLIVALVAIIRARNIFQEEGYKDYMNSVFPLYSLFGFIVLHMTMYAIDIYYWKRYRVNYAFIFGFKQGTELDYRQVLFVGFSIGAFALLCVLGNLDMQADPRTKSYQALTELLPLFLLGALLLVLVLPFNILYRSSRFFFLTCLFHFLAAPLYKVTLPDFFLGDQLTSQVQALRSIQFYICHYVWGDFKQRQNTCGRSEVYNIFIYVVAVIPYLSRLLQCMRRMFEERSLEQGYNGVKYFLTILAVCLRTAYGFDKNKNHKFILKVLAGSASVLAAVFCTYWDFVYDWGLLNRTSKNRWLRDKLLVSHKRVYFIAMILNVVLRFAWLQTVLDFEIKFLHTQTVLVVVACLEIIRRGIWNFFRLENEHLNNVGKYRAFKSVPLPFSYDEDDDKDD